The Nicotiana tomentosiformis chromosome 2, ASM39032v3, whole genome shotgun sequence genome includes the window gaaattaattgacttaattgtagctttagaatttggctgtggccattgggcaaattgtgatatgaattgattttgttaggttgtcgtgataatttcccgtgtaagtTGTTGTGTTGCGTTAATTATTATTCTGAGGATATAAGGGTgtcatttcaccgttgatattatgtgggtataaatgTGGCATTTTACTATTTTTgtgttagaatattgtctgggcggagcgataatggtgggaataggagcgataagggtggcaataggagcgataagggtggctattgtcagggacgacatgtgatgatgtggggttgtggtgttgatgattttcatgtgatgttgtgattttcttgtatttatttttataccttgtgtcatttgtcttgttgttggtaaattgataataatctgattgatgttaaaattgagagcatgtggctattgccaagcggattataaaatgaaatgtgggcacgaggtgccgtgagtaaataatgagtaTATTTGGCATGTGAagtgtccgtgcagttgtgatatgaaatgtgggcacgaggtgctgtgatgaaatgataatgatatttagcatgtgaattgtccgtgcagttgtgatatgaaatgaaggcacgaggtgccggaaaaatatgatgatttaattatgggcacaaagtgccgtggaaatatgaaaatggactgagacccgtatttatgaaaaatataaaaatgggccgagaccctctattgttttatgattatgaaatgaggtatcacatggtgactttttaattgaaagaattatattcaaaatatttatttggaaggatttttattcaaaaagaattatatgaaagaattgtatttaaaagatatttattcgacgaaAGTATATTTGAAAAAGTGTTTTATTCGTAAAagttatatgtgaaagatatataattgaagaacttgatttaactgggtgtaattgtatttattaattgttgagcgatattaaatggtgattttattgtcttactgtgcatatcattggttgttttatgttgctttGATGttttttgtttcctattattttgtatattatattgcacaggttattagactagtgagtgttttgattgtacctcatctctactccattgagatagtcttgatacttactgggtactgaccgtggtgtactcatactacacttttgcacatttttgtgcagagccaggtactgTAGATATCGGATTTGGGCAGAGTAAAgcgggatcataaggattcaaggtagagctgcttggtcgtcgcagtcccttggagtcttttcatttcattgtactgttaaatttttatcaaacagtattgtatattcggtcctcgtgatcatcccatgtattcagttagagttcgtgactcagtactaccagtcttgggaggttgtatattcatatttgttccgctgttagttttgattacttatttaaattaaacaaaaatggcttcaaaaatataattgaaatcggcttacctagttttagagactaggtgccatcacgacgcctatggtgggattttgggtcgtgacaagttggtatcagagctctaggttcataggttctacgagtcacgaacgagtctagtagagttttgcggatcagtacggagacgcctgtacttatcttcgagaggctacaaaactgttaggaaaattccacttctttcattcctgtcgtacGGATTttttgattttggaatttgagcctttgcatctctattctctcacagatggtgaagacacgtgctaccgggttatctaagcaggcatccgcacatactgctagggctgcaagaggtcggggccgaggtagaggctgaagtagaggtcgaggaagggcacatgttgtgactagagcacctgtcagaacaacagttgaggagccactagtagctctagttgggggacaggtaccagaagctcATGTTGTTACCCCcgtacttcaggagactttagtacAATTCCTGAGTATGTTTAGCACATTAACTCATGCAGGAttaatctctgttgcaccaaatatttcacagattgggggagtaactcagaTTCCTACCACCACTCcaaagcagcaggttcacgttggtcaggttccaggtgtagtaccggtacaacctgttattccagttcggcctgaggtcaggcccgaggcattagaagaaaaacaaaagagacttgaaaggtttaagaggtatagtccacctactttcagtggcacagctacagaggatgcccaagaatttctagaaaattgtcaccgtattctccgcaccatgggtattatggaggtgagcagagttgcctttactacatttcaactgtcaggcgcagcgtatcggtagtggcaaatctatgaaaaaGGTAGACCAGCTGATGCCACActaccaacttgggctcaattttctgaaatgttcttgaaagagtttgttccccagactctcaaagatgcgtggcgcacagagtttgaacggttgagtcagggcactatgacagtgtcagaatatactatcaggttcagtgagttagcccgtcatgcacctatcttggttcctacaatcagagagcatgtccgtagattcattgaggggctcgattatgatattaaaatatgcatggctcgagagttgcgaactgatgctccattttaacaagtagtggagattgcaaggaagattgagggtgttttaggtgaggaaagggagtctaaggaggccaaaaggtctcgaagatctgaaGGGTTCAAtgggttttactcttcagctagaacccattatagcggaggctcgagcagacggtcagctcagtccgcacatcagattactcggagtgatcctgtttacagtgcaccaccgacacgagattcttacagtggttattctagttatccggcacagactcagtacgagcagccgcgacctcagaggggttgttatgagtgtggtgatactaggcatattatgagagattgtcctagacttgggaggAGTGGATTTCATCTGAACACTCCAgccacaagctttattccagttgatactccacgtgcacagtcagctagaggtggaggacaggcggggtAGTGggagcctaagaggtggaggcccgacccgttgatttaatcactatgatttggctgaggccaatacacagatggtgtcgttacaagtacgatcttgatttttattataaaaggatattttccttaatttgattcgattctgaatattgaggtgagtcctcctattatgctccacttatgggtgagctttgtaaatttgtgacccacttatatgtttatccctattgggagatttgaaggtgtgagcccgtgtctgtcatttatttttgtacaccattaagggctataagtccaaaagtaatttttattattcattacagtggttTAATgtatttcagaataattgattttaatttttatgaattatgtgccctaccggtatgagggttcattatgtgttgtgaaaactgtttacgaaattttttgaaaaaagaagaagaaaggaaattgaaattttagttggaacaatgtgcaaaatacttgtgattcagagttgagtacgagatcctcgcattttatatatgatgtgaaatatttaaatcgggctacaagccgcggtggaagttatataaggacgaggtccttgtggtgaaatatttgtgagtttaaaattctccctttgtgaaatttaatttgtacaataatattaatagttaGTCATGactgataggcttatgtgataattcttttatgtgtttctgtgccataattgtgttgtaattatttagTTTTAGCCTACGAGTTGAGTACCCAggcggcgttaaatgtgactcgttaattcgggtaaataattatgaggtattcatgaCTCACATTCTGTTGTTAGTGTTggaaaaattcgaaatgaggtggtggttaatatgagattaattgatgatgctggaattaattatgaacagcttttaagactagAGATATGGTGATgaacatacatatgatgtgcttcatatcTAGATATCAtcatgataatgcagtgcttgtaatgctgagattgatgttattgatatataccttgtagtattttgttgagttgtggatgtgttattaggagttattttggtgttactctggcaggtggataggcccaattacaggagaGACTCTGCCGAAAATTCTGAAaagatttgggagttagtaaaaatttgggggattgagacgtgcaaaagaagagataaattatgttatgtgtttgaaggcgaatgatcctaagcggggaagaatgtaacaccccaaaaaaaagaaaaaaaaattcaaagtacttcaacactatcaagaaagttgatgtgtgcgtaggcacgagttgctatagccagttgaaaCTAAGACCATGCGTTGTTGTGagaatcaggccttttgaaaatattttgagtgtaagaaattggtcttaaagtttacaaaaatagataaaagaaataatctcaaataagATGAtattgtcgggcttatctcaaatgcggtaacatGGGATCAAatgtgagtatatgtgtaaaagaaaagttatcaatttggtaacctcagaataattcttagaacgttcgaggacgaacgtttgtttaagaggtggagaatgtaacgactcgacttattgttttaagaattaaccccccgttcggtggcttaaggtctcgaacaacttcgaaatatgtattatgactcgcgggtgtggtcttgtttgatttactgaagattcagaattaaattataaaagcaattcttatttagaagcttaaatggaaagaattgaccggagagttaacttttgagcaaacgacctcgaaatggaatttcgatgatggcaatagcttcgtatgatgatttcggacttaggcgtatgttcggattttgatttggaagtccataggacaattcgacacattttggcgaaagttggaaaatataagattttggaaaagtccgaccgaatgGTGAATTTTtaataacgaggtcggatttcgattccgaaaatgggaatagctcccttacgtcaattatgactagtgtgcaaaatttgaagttatttcggattgatttgatacgtttcgacgcaaaatatagaagtttgaagatttaaaaacttataattcgattcgatgcgcgattcgtaattttgacgtTATTTGACGTAGtttaaagcctcgactaagttcgtattgtattttgggacatgttggtaaaTTTGGTGaaagtcctgagggcctcgggtggatttcggatggttaacatatCGAATTTTAGATATTTGGAGAAGCTGGAAAATCTGGACAGCTGAtgcaatcgcttctgcgatgtcctggtcgcagaagcgacctcgcagaagcgagagaaGGGGAGCTGAAGAgaaggccgcagatgcggcaacaattgcgcagaagcgcaagcgcaggtgcggccattGTGCTCGCAGAAGTGGAGACAACGCAGGTGCGCAtcttggctcgcaaaagcgaggccacagaagcggaactttttcgcaggtgcgggagGGTAGTGGTCAGTGGAcattcgcagaagcgagaatttgctcgcaaaagcgagctcgcaggtgcgactaaaatgttcgcaggtgcgaaactgggcagaaacataaggattaaacttggtcatttttggcatttcgttttggaattttaggagctcgaatttgggcgattctggagagaGTTTTCACAAGCtcggttggggtaagtgttctatatcctaaagttattatatttcataaatccatggttatattcatcatttaattcagatttaaatagaagaaatcaagatttttgtaaaatcttccaaaaaatgaaaatttaagatttggagatcgagttgttattggaatttgataaaattggtatggttgaactcgtatcggaatgggtgttcggatttcatgaaaattatgccgggttccgaggggcgggccccgcgttgacttttgttgactttttggaataaatttttaagtcgacgtattattatccagaattatttccgatgaattttaatggagttatacaattaatttggatagatttgagctgttcggaggtcaattcaagcaagaaggctattttagaatTTCGGCATAAAttcaaaaaagtaagtgtcttgcttaacctcgagtgggggaattaccccttaggcatcgagtcttatgtgccatttgtgaaatgtgaaaagccgtatacgcgaggtgacgagtacgtactcggcttatatgtgtaaattttaatgagttaaagtcttgaacatattgtgtgataaattggataattgttggtataaatttaatcatctatttgtcatgcctaaatccttgttgttgttgaagctgttgttatatgataatttgatgtgattgttacttgattatttatgtaattccgtgaatttgtggtttgataattattggaattgaatttcattatggatttttctctgcaaataattaattaaatgagcttaagaagaggtgtttatataattattaaaaaaataaatttaatgaagactttactttatgttgagtaatttcgatctttattgattgtttttggatattgtacatattgtgtggaacttttggctatttgttgtgaaattaattgacttaattgtagctttggaatttggttgtggccattgggcaaattgtgatatgaattgattttgttaggttgccgtgataattttccgtgtaaattgttgtgttgtgttaattattattttgaggatataagggtggcatttcaccgttaatattatgtgggtataagggtgacatttcactgttgttgtgttgttggaatattatctgggcggagcgataagggtggcaataggagcgataagggtggttattgatattgtctgggcggagcgataagggtggctataggagcgataagggtggcaataagagcgataagggtggctattgtcacggacgacatgtgatgatgtggggttgtggtgttgatgattttcatgtgatgttgtgatttttttgtgtttatttttataccttgtgcaatttgtcttgttgttggtaaattgataacaatctgatttatgttgaaattgagagcccgTGGCTATTACcaagcggattataaaataaaatgtgggcacgaggtgccgtgagtaaataatgaggatatttggcacgtgaattgtccgtgcagttgtgatatgaaatgtgggcacgaggtgctgtgatgaaatgataatgatatttggcatatGAAAtgtccgtgtagttgtgatatgaaatgagggtacgaggtaccggagaaatatgatgatttaattatgggcacaaagtgccgtgaaaatatgaaaatgggctgagacccatatttatgaaaaatatgaaaatgggccgagacccgtattgttttatgattatgaaatgaggtgtcacatggtgactttttaattgaaagaattatattcaaaatatttatttggaaggatttttattcaaaaagaattatatgaaagaattgtatttgaaagatatttattcgacgaaagtatatttgaaaaagtgttttattcgtaagaattatatgtgaaagatatttaattgaagaacttaatttaactgggtgtaattgtatttattaattgttgagcgatattaaatggtgattttattgtcttactgtgcatatcattggttgttttatgttgccttgatgttatttgttttactattattttgtatattatattgcacaggttattaaactagtgagtatcttgactgtaactcgtctctactccattgaggttagtcttgatacttactgggtaccgaccgtggtgtactcatactacacttctgcacatttttgtgcagagccaggtattggagatatcggatttggacagagtaaagcgggatcataaggattcaaggtagagctgcttggtcatcgcagtcccttggagtcttttcatttcattgtattgttaaatGTTTATCAAACAATATTATATATTCGTTCCTCGTGATcatcccatgtattcagttagagttcgtgactcagtactaccagtcttgggaggttgtatattcatatttgttccgctgttagttttgattacttatttaaataaataaataaaaatggcttcaaaaatataattgaaatcggtttacctagttttagagattaagtgccatcacgacgcctatggtggaattttggatcatgacactaggtttgttacttactcagtacatggggtcggttgtactgatactacacttctgcacattgtgtgcagatgttggctgttgttgttgttgctgtgctcgatggttgcgggacttgaagatgtacctgcgttcctgttgtagctgcctcttgttcagggtaaccttagatttataaaatttctgtttatgtattattcaaatagactatgtatttatttcatttccgctttgtatactctattcttagaagctcatgatttgtactgccagttcttagggattgtataagattaagatttttattCACTTAAAattctttaataattattattggaattggataattgaaagttggcttacctatcgggttgagttaggtgccatcacgactagttggattttgggtcgtgatatttatACAACTGTAGGAAAAACAAAGACGCGGGTATTATGTGATTTTTATAGGGTGAACACACAATTAcctacaaaaataaaattatttagcCTTGCTTATTCATTTACTTTTctacccatcaaactaattagttttcttcttttttctcttttttttttatttctctacttcttttcttttttctcgttttcttctttttttctttttcttttttctccttttttgttCATTTATTTTTGCTCAAatcacattattattattattattattattattattattattattattaccgTAATTTAATTTCACACTCAATTTTGGCTCcttttttattattgttttttatttttttttcttttgcttattttctttttttcatattccttttctaatttcatttaactcctttttgttattttctttttctctttataatCTAATTTCATTTACTTTTTTGCTCTTCtatataatttttcttttttatataataaGAAAAGATAATTGATACAGTAAATATTTGTtcgtatttttttaatataactagtataatatatattttatcttttttattattttttttaattcaattattcgAATAACTTATACATTATAACTGTTTTCTCTtctcatttttgatttttttttgttttttaattttatttattattattattattatttcaaattatttatttatttccttCTTTTCATAATCTAACTAGTTTCTATCAACGTGTGTTGCACATTAATAATGACACATAATAATTTAgtaaattatttatatgaaaaaaaataaatttaattacgTTATATTCACACACACATAGCaattatttaaatataaaaatatcattatattagcataatacatgaactCAAAATGATTGGACATCACCTGAACCTACAAAATGATCAATCTAGTTAAGTATTACCATATAGTTATAGTTTAGAAATATGCAATGTGATGATATCTTACTTAAGGACTTATTTGTACACAATTATTTTGTGTACGACCCCTTCTGATTCTTTGGTTGCTCTATCTTGATAACCAAAACTAATATTAGCATTGGGCTTATAACCAATTATTTTGGAAGACCAACCAAATCTATTTTAACAATTATGTTATATGTTCAAGACACAAACAACATCTACCCTgagtataaaattaattttattatctaATATGGTAAATTCacttaattaaaagaaaaaatctgatgatttttaatcaatttttcttccttatcaatttttttattttcgccACCTTCTTCCATTATCACAATTTGACAGACCCTACGCCACTCTCATCACCCCAATTTTACACACCACAAATATTGTACATCACAAAGTCACAAACACTATTTTTTCCCCTTAAGTCTTTCGTCAATATTTTACTATGATCATATCTTAATGTTGAATATTTTCTCCAAATAAGTTCTGGTCTGTAATGATGTAAGCACCAACACCACCGCCAAACAACAAAATCCTTTCTCTCATTTCATTTTCTCAACTCACTATCaatgaaacaaaatataaagagttataaatattttaggtATCTTTAATATTTATTCTAAACCCTAAATATTGGACTCTTCAAATTAATAAAAACATTACTTAAGAAATATCGGCGAAGTAACTTCACGATATTCTTTTGTATTAGGTAAAGTTCAAATATTAAAGTATATCCAATAGAATGGATAATTTTATGTTAAAAGGGGGAAAAATATTTTAATGTGCAATGAAAAGGATAATGAACCGAAATTGAAAATAAAATTCAACCTTCAATAAACGACGATCCGTTAGAGAAACTCATATATGCActaaatatttatcatttagCTAAAATTCTTAACTGCAATTTGCATTACAAAGATCTGTTTGCTCCCTAACAATAGGCTAACAATACAAAACACAAAACTTATATAGAGTAATacagcctgtttggccaagcttttttgggccaaaaagtattttttttttaagccaaaagtgcttttttcaaaaaattgaggtgtttggccaagcttttggaaggaaaagagtgcttttgaagagaagcagaatcagttttggagaagcagaaaaaaatagtttctctccCAAAGCACTTTTTTAAAaatcacttttgagaaaaatagacTTAGAAGtagtttttaaaagcttggccaaacctAATTACTGCttagaagtgcttttcaaattaattagtcaaatacaaactgtttctcaccaaaagtacttttgagaaaaacacttttgaaaaaagcttttcaaattaattagtcaaatacaaactgtttctcaccaaaagtacttttgagaaaaacacttttaaaaaaaacacttatcaaaataagctgatttttatagcttggccaaacaggatAATAGAGAACATATTGCTTTCCTATTAAAATTGAGAACGGTCTAGCCAACCATCTACTTTTATTTTTCCCTGATTAAACCCTATTACAGCTGTATATTCTGATGGTTGCTTTACTTTATAGAAGTGTTTGGCTCCTCAATAAGTTCTCAAACTAAATTGGAGATACAGTTCAAATTGAAAAGAGAAAAGCAGATCAAGTTATTCAAATTTATATGATGATCCGAAAAGAAGTATGTCTGCATATGGTCGAAGAAGATATCCAAAGAGTAATAGGATTACTTTGTCCTAATCGAAAAAGAATTTCACCCTTGGATAATTTACAATTACatccttaaattatacaaatatttaagggcataaaagtcgatcaatatttcgaaaatattttaatcgttcaacatttagcataaaatattcgtgcttttataataatatagaagatagatataaatatagatatagatagatagattctGCACACATCTTTGGCTTTTTTCTTTCATTGAATTTGCATTTCAAGTACTCAATTATTGACCTATTCAATTTGAAACCTTTAGGCGTCTCTCTCCAAACTTCCAACCTAGCATCTCATCATTTATTTGTTAAGATTAAAAAATAAGATTCATGAGGCTTATGCATCCCGTCTTAGGGTTTGCGCTTCGCCCCGTGTAACATAAAACGTCTCGCCTTAAAACATTGCTTTGGAGAGGGAACGCTACATCCGCCACCATTTAAAAGTCAGGGGACCTAAACTGAATAATGCTGAACCTCAAGGGTCGAGCTATAACTTAGCCCGGAAACTATCAACTCATCCCACTGCACCTCCGTTCGACAGCAGCAGCAGCAGAGAAACGGATAAACCCTCCTAAAATCCTTGAGCTCAACAACGTAAAGCAAAGCCCTTCCGAAAGACCTTCAAAGGTATATATTGTTGCCATTGATTTTCATTTGCTATTATATTAAGGTTTCCTTGACAAATATCCCATTATGCTAAAGCAATTTCACGCTTCAAAGCCACAGTCTTTACTAGTTGTATGCCATCCAATAATTCTAAAGCACCATTTCAAGTTGACATCTTTGAGTATTTCTAATGGTATCTGCAAGAAATCCCAAACCCATGATTTGAATCGCTTATTAAGCCCCAGAAATTTAGTCCCTTTCAGCACTAAACCACCTTCTAAAAATTTGAACTTGGATATATCTGTGAATTTTTCATGTGGATTTCACCCAAAATATCGTCTTGGTAACTACTGTTTAATTACTGCTAGAAGTTATTCAGCTTCGGATTATGGGAAAATAGCAGAAGGCAGTGAAAAGAATCTTCCTTGGCTTGCAAAAGATAAAGCTAAACAAACTAAGAGAAATGAAAAAGTTGTTATAAGCCGATCTTCGTGGGAGGAATCGGCTGAGAAGTTCTTAAAAGATGGTCGTTCTGCTGTGAAAAGTGCAGAATTCAAGAGATATGAGGATAGACGAGACGATTATCAGGGAAAAACTTATAGTGGTGAAGGAGAAGACAATGAGGGAGATATGGAGGAAGTTGATGATCCAAGGTGGGATAAGATTAAGAACACGTTCAATCGGATTAAGGTAAGACCGGGGTCTGATAGGCCGGAGGTTAGAAGGTGGAACAATCAAGATAGTTGGGGTAAAAAGACATGGAAAGAGGCAACTGAATCAACCATACCGCGAATGATTGGCGAGGGAATTTATGGGGTTGGCCCTGTTTTGGCTGCATTGTCTGCGGGAAGAAGGGAATTTTATTCTCTG containing:
- the LOC104119234 gene encoding uncharacterized protein, encoding MLKQFHASKPQSLLVVCHPIILKHHFKLTSLSISNGICKKSQTHDLNRLLSPRNLVPFSTKPPSKNLNLDISVNFSCGFHPKYRLGNYCLITARSYSASDYGKIAEGSEKNLPWLAKDKAKQTKRNEKVVISRSSWEESAEKFLKDGRSAVKSAEFKRYEDRRDDYQGKTYSGEGEDNEGDMEEVDDPRWDKIKNTFNRIKVRPGSDRPEVRRWNNQDSWGKKTWKEATESTIPRMIGEGIYGVGPVLAALSAGRREFYSLYVQEGLDLSGNNRKKKDKKGFERVLRMAEKVGLSKKEVSKHDLNMFADNRPHQGLVLDASPLEMVGIKELDPVSTEEESTPLWVALDEVTDPQNLGAIIRSAYFFGAAGIVLCAKNSAPLSGVVSKASAGSLELVELRSCKNMMQFLTSSAENGWRVIGGSVSSRAVPLREIVPGAPTILVLGSEGTGLRPLVERSCTQLVKIPGNIPVDIIVGEDEDDHSSSGQNFRSFMAVESLNVSVAAGVLLHHLIASNCSKNN